The segment TCAGCCGCGGGCAGGCGTGCGCCGCCTCAGGACCGAAAGGACACGGCATGGACTGGGGCATGCGTAACCGACTGCACCGCATCATCCGGCCCGACACCGGCCGCACCGTAATGCTGGCCGTGGACCACGGCTACTTCATGGGACCGACGTCCAAGTTGGAAGTCCCCCGCAAGACGATCGAGCCGCTGTTGCCGTTTGCGGACTCGCTCATGGTCACGCGGGGCGTCGTACGCTCTTCCGTCCCGCCCGGCGCGGGCGTGCCCATCGTGCTGCGTGTATCGGGCGGGACGAGCATCCTCGCCGACGATCTGTCGAACGAAGGCATCATGACGACGATGAAGGACGCGGTGCGGTTGAACGCCGCGGCGGTCGCGCTCTCCGTCTTCGTCGGCACGGCCCACGAGCGCGAGACGCTGCTCAACCTCGGCGCCCTCGTCAGCGAAGGGCAGGAGTTCGGGATGCCCGTGCTCGCGGTGACCGCGGTCGGCAAGGAGCTCGAGAAACGCGACGCCCGCTATCTCGCGCTGTGCTGCCGGATCGCGGCGGAGGCGGGGGCGCAGATCGTCAAGACCTACTACTGCGACGGCTTCGAGAAGGTGGTGGAGGGCTGCCCCGTGCCGCTCGTCGTCGCCGGCGGTCCGAAGCTCGACACGGAGATGGACGTGTTGGAGCTGACGTCGTCCGCGATCCGCCAGGGCGCGGCGGGAGTCGACATGGGCCGCAACATCTGGCAGCACGCCGCGCCGGTCGCGATGATCAAGGCGGTCCGCGCGATCGTCCACGACGGCGCGTCGC is part of the bacterium genome and harbors:
- the lsrF gene encoding 3-hydroxy-5-phosphonooxypentane-2,4-dione thiolase, whose translation is MRNRLHRIIRPDTGRTVMLAVDHGYFMGPTSKLEVPRKTIEPLLPFADSLMVTRGVVRSSVPPGAGVPIVLRVSGGTSILADDLSNEGIMTTMKDAVRLNAAAVALSVFVGTAHERETLLNLGALVSEGQEFGMPVLAVTAVGKELEKRDARYLALCCRIAAEAGAQIVKTYYCDGFEKVVEGCPVPLVVAGGPKLDTEMDVLELTSSAIRQGAAGVDMGRNIWQHAAPVAMIKAVRAIVHDGASPQDAYALFRRSAAEGAQPAARR